The following are encoded in a window of Coregonus clupeaformis isolate EN_2021a chromosome 34, ASM2061545v1, whole genome shotgun sequence genomic DNA:
- the LOC121550078 gene encoding LOW QUALITY PROTEIN: suppressor of cytokine signaling 6-like (The sequence of the model RefSeq protein was modified relative to this genomic sequence to represent the inferred CDS: deleted 2 bases in 1 codon), with amino-acid sequence MTSCLQPDGRTLWIAAPSSGPQEESSHPVQVSCPTPLPCQGGPFRMKKISLKTIRKSLNINKGKEEGGGDFVMLQQPSLAADFSKEDALFGGCYNKDLAGCDLGGGGGGVEEEDKAGHNKGRSKSESLMGSLKRRLSAKQKAKVKGGSTAMGSADDDDTFSSSSVPISFNEVKAQRPLRSASLRSHHYSPSPWPLRPVNSDEACIKMEVKAKAMVHSPSPSPNLNGVRKDFHHQGFQMEGIFHEQAVKNLQEQAESLKNLQQPQNGDQLHLNIDEHVPVVLGLTPQDYIQYTMPLEEGMYPEGSHSVSHSFCLEGSLPMEVVTEADSSSLHLHADHQSQEDQDLVSMNLNLSADLFMESVNGLLIGSNGVMLQSSRDRVDATTPPLSPLLPLLSSNEIPRTCSGFSGVDIHVAERVRHHLNFDPNSAPGVSRVYDSVQSSGPMVVTSLTEELKKLARQGWYWGPITRWEAEEKLVNLPDGSFLVRDSSDDRYLLSLSFRSQTKTLHTRIEHSNGRFSFYEQPDVEGHTSIVDLIEYSIKDSENGAFCYSRSRLPGSATYPVRLTNPVSRFMQVRSLQYLCRFVIRQYTRIDLIQNLPLPNKMKDYLQEKHY; translated from the exons ATGACCAGCTGTCTCCAGCCTGATGGGAGGACTCTGTGGATAGCAGCACCTTCATCAGGACCCCAGGAGGAGAGCAGCCATCCCGTCCAAGTCTCATGCCCCACGCCCCTCCCCTGCCAAGGAGGGCCGTTCAGAATGAAGAAAATCAGCCTTAAGACCATCCGCAagtccctcaacatcaacaaaggCAAGGAAGAAGGAGGGGGGGATTTTGTCATGCTCCAGCAGCCCTCGCTAGCGGCCGACTTCTCCAAGGAGGACGCTCTTTTCGGGGGCTGCTACAACAAAGACCTGGCGGGCTGCGACctgggaggtggtggtggaggagtggaAGAAGAGGATAAGGCGGGACACAACAAGGGCCGTTCTAAGAGCGAGAGCCTGATGGGTTCTCTGAAGAGGAGGCTGTCGGCCAAGCAGAAGGCCAAAGTCAAAGGGGGCTCCACAGCCATGGGGTCAGCTGATGACGACGATaccttttcctcctcctctgtgCCCATCAGCTTCAACGAGGTCAAGGCCCAGCGGCCGTTACGATCGGCATCCCTCCGCAGCCACCATTACAGCCCCTCTCCCTGGCCCCTGCGGCCTGTGAACTCAGACGAGGCCTGCATCAAGATGGAGGTGAAAGCTAAAGCCATGGTCCACTCCCCGAGCCCCAGCCCAAACCTGAATGGCGTGCGGAAGGATTTCCACCACCAGGGTTTCCAGATGGAGGGCATCTTCCATGAGCAGGCCGTGAAGAACCTCCAGGAGCAGGCCGAGTCCCTGAAGAACCTCCAGCAGCCCCAGAATGGAGACCAGCTGCACCTGAACATTGACGAACACGTGCCTGTAGTCCTGGGCCTCACGCCGCAGGACTACATCCAGTACACCATGCCTTTAGAGGAGGGAATGTACCCAGAGGGGTCCCACTCTGTCTCCCACTCCTTCTGCCTAGAGGGGTCCTTGCCCATGGAGGTGGTGACTGAGGCGGACAGTAGCTCTCTCCACCTCCACGCTGACCACCAGAGTCAGGAAGACCAGGATCTGGTGAGTATGAACCTGAACCTGTCGGCGGACCtcttcatggagtctgtgaatgGCCTCCTCATCGGCTCTAATGGGGTGATGCTCCAGAGCTCCAGGGACAGGGTCGATGCC AcaacaccccccctctctcccctcctgcccCTGCTATCCAGCAACGAGATCCCCAGGACTTGCTCCGGGTTCAGTGGGGTGGACATCCACGTGGCGGAGCGGGTGAGGCACCACTTGAACTTTGACCCTAACTCTGCTCCGGGCGTGAGCCGGGTGTATGACTCAGTCCAGAGCAGCGGGCCCATGGTGGTGACCAGCCTGACTGAGGAGCTGAAGAAGCTAGCCAGGCAGGGTTGGTACTGGGGGCCCATCACACGCTGGGAGGCTGAGGAGAAGCTGGTCAACCTGCCCGACGGTTCATTCCTGGTCAGGGACAGCTCGGACGATAGGTACCTCCTCAGCCTTAGTTTCCGCTCCCAGACCAAGACCCTCCACACCCGCATCGAACACTCCAACGGACGCTTCAGCTTCTACGAGCAGCCCGACGTGGAGGGACACACGTCCATCGTGGACCTGATTGAATACTCCATCAAAGATTCGGAGAACGGAGCCTTCTGTTATTCTAGATCTCGCTTACCAGGGTCCGCCACCTACCCCGTCAGGCTGACCAATCCCGTGTCTCGGTTTATGCAAGTGCGCTCCCTGCAGTACCTATGTCGGTTCGTGATCAGACAGTACACCAGGATTGACCTGATTCAGAACTTGCCTTTGCCCAACAAGATGAAAGACTACCTGCAGGAGAAGCACTACTGA